Proteins encoded in a region of the Panthera tigris isolate Pti1 chromosome B2, P.tigris_Pti1_mat1.1, whole genome shotgun sequence genome:
- the LOC122238497 gene encoding putative olfactory receptor 2B8 gives MDPKNGSSFTGFILLGFSDRPQLERVLFVVLLIFYLLTLLGNTTIIALSRLDPHLQTPMYFFLSNLSFLDLCYTTSIVPQLLVHLRGADKSISFAACVAQLFVSLGLGCTECILLGVMAFDRYAAVCRPLHYTVIMHPRLCALMGSASWFIGFANSSLQTVLTFLVPLCGRNKIDHFLCEVPPLLKLACVDTTVNESELFFVGVIILLIPVALITFFYGRIVRAVLRIKSAAGQRKAFGTCGSHLTVVSLFYGTAIYAYLQPSNNYSQDQGKFISLFYTIVTPMVNPFIYTLRNKDVMGAMRKVFCGGYDSK, from the coding sequence ATGGACCCGAAAAATGGAAGTTCTTTCACTGGCTTTATCCTGCTGGGTTTCTCTGACCGGCCTCAGCTGGAGCGAGTCCTCTTTGTGGTTCTTCTGATCTTCTATCTGCTCACCCTCCTGGGAAACACAACCATCATTGCATTGTCCCGCCTGGACCCACACCTGCAGactcccatgtactttttcctctcCAACCTAAGCTTTCTGGACCTGTGTTACACGACCAGCATTGTTCCTCAGCTGCTGGTTCATCTCAGGGGAGCAGACAAGTCTATCTCCTTTGCTGCCTGTGTAGCTCAGCTGTTCGTCTCTCTAGGGTTGGGATGCACAGAATGCATTCTGTTAGGGGTGATGGCATTTGACCGCTATGCAGCCGTCTGCAGACCCCTGCACTACACAGTGATCATGCACCCCCGTCTCTGTGCCCTGATGGGTTCTGCGTCGTGGTTCATTGGTTTTGCCAACTCCTCATTGCAGACGGTGCTCACCTTCCTTGTACCACTttgtgggagaaataaaatagaccaCTTCCTTTGTGAGGTTCCCCCACTGCTCAAGCTTGCCTGTGTTGACACCACTGTGAATGAGTCTGAGCTCTTCTTTGTCGGTGTGATCATTCTTCTCATACCTGTGGCATTAATCACGTTCTTCTATGGTCGAATCGTCAGGGCAGTGTTAAGAATAAAGTCAGCTGCTGGACAGAGGAAAGCCTTTGGGACATGTGGGTCCCACCTCACGGTGGTTTCCCTTTTCTACGGCACGGCGATCTATGCTTACCTCCAGCCCAGCAACAACTACTCCCAGGATCAGGGCaagttcatttctctcttctacaCCATCGTCACCCCCATGGTCAACCCCTTCATATATACCCTGCGGAACAAGGATGTGATGGGAGCAATGAGGAAGGTGTTCTGTGGGGGCTATGACTCCAAATGA
- the LOC122238496 gene encoding putative olfactory receptor 2B8 yields MDPKNGSSLTGFILLGFSDRPQLERVLFVVLLILYLLTLLGNTTIIALSRLDPQLQTPMYFFLSHLSFLDLCYTTSTVPQLLVHLRGADKSISFTGCVAQLFVSLGLGGTECILLGVMAFDRYAAICRPLHYTVFMHPRLCALMASASWFIGFANSSLQTVLIFLVPLCGRNKIEHFFCEVTPLLKLACVDTTGNENEIFFASVIILLIPVALITFSYGRIVMAVLRVKSATGQRKAFGTCGSHLTVVSLFYGSAIYAYVQPSNNYSQDQGKFISLFYTIVTPMANPFIYTLRNKDVMGAMKKVLCRDYDSR; encoded by the coding sequence ATGGACCCGAAAAATGGAAGTTCTCTCACTGGCTTTATCCTGCTAGGTTTCTCTGACCGGCCTCAGCTGGAGCGAGTCCTCTTTGTGGTTCTTCTGATCCTCTATCTGCTCACCCTCCTGGGAAACACAACCATCATTGCATTGTCCCGGCTGGACCCACAGCTGCAGactcccatgtactttttcctctcCCACCTAAGCTTTCTGGACCTGTGTTACACGACCAGCACTGTTCCTCAGCTGCTGGTTCATCTCAGGGGAGCAGACAAGTCTATCTCCTTCACTGGCTGTGTAGCTCAGCTGTTCGTCTCTCTAGGGTTGGGAGGCACAGAATGCATTCTGTTAGGGGTGATGGCATTTGACCGCTACGCAGCCATCTGCAGGCCCCTGCACTACACAGTGTTCATGCACCCCCGTCTCTGTGCCCTGATGGCTTCTGCATCGTGGTTCATTGGTTTTGCCAACTCATCATTGCAGACGGTGCTCATCTTTCTTGTACCACTttgtgggagaaataaaatagagcacTTCTTTTGTGAGGTCACCCCACTGCTCAAGCTTGCCTGTGTTGACACCACTGGAAATGAGAATGAGATTTTCTTTGCCAGTGTGATCATTCTCCTCATACCTGTGGCATTAATCACATTCTCCTATGGTCGGATAGTCATGGCAGTGTTAAGAGTAAAGTCAGCCACAGGGCAGAGGAAAGCTTTTGGGACATGTGGGTCCCACCTCACGGTGGTCTCCCTGTTCTATGGCTCAGCCATCTATGCCTACGTCCAGCCCAGCAACAACTACTCCCAGGATCAGGGCaagttcatttctctcttctacaCCATCGTCACCCCCATGGCCAACCCCTTCATATATACCCTGCGGAACAAGGATGTGATGGGAGCAATGAAGAAGGTGTTGTGTAGGGACTATGACTCCAGATGA